A stretch of the Rhizobium leguminosarum genome encodes the following:
- a CDS encoding GbsR/MarR family transcriptional regulator has translation MNLPPLVQSFVLHFGEMGSRWGINRTVGQIYALLFVSPGSLCAEEIAESLGISRSNVSMSLRELQAWNLVLLKHRPDDRRDFFTTPDDVWLILRTLAEERKKREVDPTLSVLREILMQRPASEAERHAQQRMSEMHTLIEQLTHWYEDVKQLETERLATLLSLGAKVTKLLEAKDRVVSLGRSRRPNPANKS, from the coding sequence ATGAACCTTCCGCCTCTCGTCCAGTCCTTCGTTCTTCACTTCGGCGAAATGGGATCGCGCTGGGGAATAAACCGCACGGTCGGGCAGATCTACGCCCTGCTCTTCGTTTCCCCCGGATCGCTCTGCGCCGAGGAGATCGCCGAGTCGCTCGGTATTTCGCGCTCCAACGTGTCGATGAGCCTGCGGGAACTGCAGGCCTGGAACCTCGTCCTTCTCAAACACAGACCGGACGATCGCCGCGATTTCTTCACCACGCCTGATGATGTCTGGCTGATATTGAGGACGCTTGCGGAGGAACGAAAGAAGCGCGAAGTCGATCCGACGCTGTCGGTTCTGCGCGAAATCCTGATGCAGCGCCCCGCCAGCGAGGCCGAACGCCATGCGCAGCAGCGCATGAGCGAAATGCACACGCTGATCGAACAGCTGACCCATTGGTATGAAGACGTAAAACAACTTGAAACGGAAAGGCTCGCAACGCTACTCTCGCTGGGCGCGAAAGTGACAAAGCTTCTGGAGGCCAAGGACCGGGTCGTTTCGCTCGGCCGCAGCCGCCGGCCGAATCCTGCGAACAAGAGTTAG
- a CDS encoding HupE/UreJ family protein, translating to MKSALKSGLLALAAAGLPAVAYAHTGVGQTSGFVHGFSHPVSGLDHILAMVMVGVFAFQLGGRATWLVPTSFVLVMALGGALGVAGVNVPFVETGIALSVIVLGAIVALNVKAPTAVAMGVVGIFAIFHGHAHGAEMPDDAAGAAYAAGFMIATAVLHAAGLGLGYVIGRAGKRQGAFVTRAAGSVAAIAGVGILAGVI from the coding sequence ATGAAATCAGCACTCAAGAGCGGCCTGCTTGCCTTGGCTGCCGCCGGGCTTCCAGCCGTCGCCTATGCGCATACCGGTGTTGGTCAGACCTCCGGTTTTGTGCATGGCTTCAGTCATCCCGTTTCCGGTCTCGATCATATCCTCGCCATGGTGATGGTCGGCGTCTTCGCATTTCAGCTCGGTGGCCGCGCCACTTGGCTGGTGCCGACGAGCTTCGTTCTGGTGATGGCGCTCGGCGGTGCTCTCGGCGTGGCCGGCGTCAATGTTCCCTTCGTTGAAACCGGCATCGCGCTGTCCGTCATCGTCCTTGGCGCGATCGTTGCGCTCAACGTCAAGGCGCCGACTGCCGTTGCGATGGGTGTCGTCGGCATCTTCGCAATCTTCCACGGGCATGCCCACGGCGCGGAGATGCCGGACGATGCCGCCGGAGCCGCCTATGCAGCCGGGTTCATGATCGCGACTGCGGTTCTGCATGCCGCCGGCCTCGGTCTTGGCTATGTCATCGGCCGTGCCGGCAAACGTCAGGGCGCCTTCGTAACGCGCGCGGCTGGCAGTGTGGCCGCCATAGCAGGTGTCGGCATCCTTGCCGGCGTGATCTAA
- the cydD gene encoding thiol reductant ABC exporter subunit CydD — translation MGTAFFDATDKPETRPPDGDAVLPRNDAAKAGLRRAAMLQALAAAIWIPQAGLLAVSVGRIADGGGLHDVLWPAFGILALGLARSCLDAAGGRLAFRVARAELSRRRQVAAAALCLSSPIDRGRSASGKAASVIGEQAELIVPYLARFQPARMKTSLVPLIILAVIFPVSWITALVLLFAAPLIPIFMALIGWRAQAVSERQLVATGGLNGFLLDRLRGLATIRALDAVDATALRLRREAQSLRVRTMAVLKIAFLSSAVLELFAALGVAMIAVYVGFSLLGEIRFGTWVGRLDLTEGLFILLLAPAFFEPLRELSAVWHDRAAGEAALKALDALAAGGLSIRGAAEIASPVPGVAEAPAISLENLAFRYGADEPLIFGDFNLDIAAGEHLALLGASGSGKSTLLSLMAGLAPCTGGRIVIGGVELADDTAALLRGGMAWIGQKPHIFAGTIAGNIALGRPGVLRGDVADALDTARLGKVAEAYGGRPLGEGGIGLSGGEALRLAIARAACNPHLRIILADEPTAHLDAATAAEVTESLLSLANGRTLIVATHDPLLAARMHRTMRIDADIIIREAAE, via the coding sequence ATGGGCACTGCTTTCTTCGACGCGACAGACAAACCAGAGACGCGGCCGCCGGACGGCGATGCCGTTTTGCCCCGCAATGACGCGGCGAAAGCCGGGCTGCGCAGGGCGGCGATGCTGCAGGCGCTGGCTGCCGCCATCTGGATCCCGCAGGCCGGCTTGCTCGCCGTCTCCGTTGGCCGCATTGCCGATGGTGGCGGGTTGCACGACGTCCTCTGGCCGGCCTTCGGCATCCTCGCCCTCGGATTGGCAAGAAGCTGTCTCGACGCGGCCGGCGGCCGCCTCGCCTTTCGTGTCGCGCGCGCCGAGCTCAGCCGCAGGCGGCAGGTCGCGGCGGCTGCCCTTTGCCTGTCGTCTCCGATCGATCGTGGACGGTCAGCCTCCGGCAAAGCCGCGAGCGTCATCGGCGAGCAGGCCGAACTCATCGTGCCCTATCTCGCCCGGTTCCAACCGGCGCGCATGAAGACGAGCCTTGTGCCGCTCATCATTCTTGCTGTCATCTTTCCGGTCTCTTGGATCACCGCGCTGGTTTTGCTGTTTGCCGCGCCGCTGATCCCGATCTTCATGGCGCTGATCGGCTGGCGCGCCCAGGCGGTCAGCGAAAGACAACTCGTTGCGACCGGTGGCCTCAACGGTTTCCTGCTCGATCGGCTGCGTGGACTGGCGACGATCCGTGCGCTCGATGCGGTGGATGCAACGGCGCTGCGGCTGCGCCGGGAGGCGCAATCGCTGCGCGTGCGCACCATGGCGGTGCTGAAGATCGCCTTCCTCTCCTCGGCCGTGCTCGAACTTTTCGCAGCACTCGGCGTGGCGATGATTGCCGTCTATGTCGGCTTCAGCCTGCTCGGTGAAATCCGCTTCGGCACTTGGGTCGGCCGGCTCGACCTGACCGAGGGACTGTTCATCTTGCTGCTGGCGCCGGCTTTTTTCGAGCCGCTGCGCGAACTCTCGGCCGTCTGGCACGATCGGGCTGCCGGCGAAGCAGCGCTGAAAGCGCTGGACGCTCTGGCTGCCGGCGGCCTGTCCATTCGAGGGGCAGCCGAAATCGCGTCACCGGTACCTGGCGTCGCCGAAGCACCGGCCATTAGCCTTGAAAATCTCGCCTTTCGCTATGGCGCCGACGAACCGTTGATATTCGGCGATTTCAACCTCGATATCGCTGCCGGCGAACATCTGGCGTTGCTCGGGGCCAGCGGTTCCGGCAAATCGACGCTGCTTTCGCTGATGGCGGGACTGGCGCCCTGCACCGGCGGCCGCATCGTCATCGGCGGCGTCGAGCTCGCGGATGATACCGCCGCGCTCTTGCGCGGCGGCATGGCGTGGATCGGCCAGAAGCCGCATATCTTTGCCGGCACCATAGCGGGGAATATCGCCCTCGGCAGACCCGGCGTGCTGCGCGGCGATGTCGCCGATGCACTTGATACCGCAAGACTCGGGAAGGTGGCCGAAGCCTATGGCGGCCGGCCACTCGGCGAGGGCGGGATCGGGCTTTCCGGCGGCGAGGCGCTGCGGCTTGCGATCGCGCGTGCGGCCTGCAATCCGCATCTGAGGATCATCCTTGCCGACGAGCCGACCGCGCATCTCGATGCCGCGACCGCTGCCGAGGTCACCGAGAGCCTGCTTTCGCTCGCTAACGGCCGCACTTTGATCGTTGCCACGCATGATCCGCTGCTTGCCGCACGCATGCATCGCACCATGCGCATCGACGCCGATATCATCATCAGGGAGGCCGCCGAATGA
- a CDS encoding hydroxyacid dehydrogenase, which produces MTNTERPLAISAPEPRTLDLIFSDKARADLHAKYEIVEADPDNIAGLGDEILGRTRYIIGQPPLSAETLGRMPALRSILNVESNLLNNMPYEVLFERGIHVVTTGQVFAEPVAEIGLGFALALARDIVDADVAFRQGTELWGGEGNASARLIAGSEIGIVGFGDLGKALRRLLSGFRARIRVFDPWLPRSILEENGVEPASLEDVLAKSDFVFVVAAVTSENKGFLGADAFAGMRRGAAFILLSRADVVDFEALMAAVSSGHIVAASDVYPQEPLPPDHPVRSLKGFIRSAHRAGALDSAFKKMGDMVLEDMDLMDRGLPPMRCKRAERETVSRMRSKPVAVN; this is translated from the coding sequence ATGACGAACACCGAACGGCCGCTGGCGATCAGCGCGCCCGAGCCGCGCACGCTCGATCTGATCTTCAGCGACAAGGCGCGCGCCGACCTGCACGCAAAATACGAAATCGTCGAGGCGGACCCCGACAATATCGCCGGGCTCGGCGACGAGATCCTCGGCAGGACCCGTTACATCATCGGCCAGCCGCCGCTTTCGGCGGAAACGTTGGGCAGAATGCCGGCCTTGCGCTCGATCCTGAATGTCGAAAGCAATCTCTTGAACAACATGCCCTATGAGGTGCTTTTTGAGCGCGGCATTCATGTCGTGACGACAGGGCAGGTTTTTGCAGAGCCGGTCGCTGAAATCGGTCTCGGCTTCGCGCTCGCCTTGGCGCGCGACATCGTCGATGCGGATGTCGCTTTCCGCCAGGGCACCGAACTCTGGGGCGGGGAGGGCAATGCGAGCGCGCGGCTGATCGCCGGTTCCGAGATCGGGATCGTCGGCTTCGGCGATCTCGGCAAGGCGCTGCGCCGGCTGCTGTCCGGCTTCAGGGCGCGCATCAGGGTGTTCGATCCCTGGCTGCCCCGCTCGATCCTCGAGGAAAACGGCGTCGAGCCGGCAAGCCTGGAGGATGTGCTGGCAAAGAGCGATTTCGTCTTCGTCGTCGCCGCCGTCACCAGCGAAAACAAAGGTTTTCTCGGCGCCGACGCCTTTGCCGGCATGCGCCGCGGCGCGGCCTTCATCCTGCTCAGCCGTGCCGACGTCGTCGATTTCGAAGCGCTGATGGCGGCCGTCTCGTCTGGCCATATCGTCGCGGCAAGCGACGTTTATCCGCAGGAGCCGCTGCCGCCCGACCACCCGGTGCGGAGCCTGAAAGGCTTCATCCGCTCAGCGCACCGGGCCGGAGCGCTCGACAGCGCCTTCAAGAAGATGGGCGACATGGTACTCGAAGACATGGACCTGATGGATCGCGGCCTGCCGCCGATGCGCTGTAAGCGGGCGGAACGCGAGACGGTTTCGCGCATGCGTTCCAAACCGGTCGCGGTGAATTAA